Proteins encoded together in one Rana temporaria chromosome 6, aRanTem1.1, whole genome shotgun sequence window:
- the NUPR1 gene encoding nuclear protein 1: MSTSYVEAEKLQPTDFEVRYFDNYDYYNLTDRYALPTAARKGRTKKEARENTNRDNPCGHERKITDKLQRTEAKKKGKGGKE; encoded by the exons ATGAGCACCTCCTACGTAGAAGCCGAGAAACTTCAGCCCACCGACTTCGAGGTTCGCTACTTCGACAACTACGACTACTACAACCTGACCGATCGCTACGCCC TGCCCACCGCCGCCAGGAAAGGTCGCACCAAAAAAGAGGCCAGAGAGAACACCAACCGGGACAATCCCTGCGGCCACGAGAGGAAGATCACCGACAAACTGCAGCGCACCGAAGCCAAGAAAAAGGGCAAAGGAGGCAAAGAGTGA